GCCGCCCTGGAGGCCACGGGGTATATCCTGGCCAATCTAAATAACATATTAGAAGTCGACGAGCAGCACCCCGAACGGCTGAAAAAACTTCAGGATTTTTGCGAAACCTGGCTCGCCCGCGCCTGGCGGCGGGAGTTGACCGTTGAGGAGCGGAAATCCTATATCGAGCAACAGTTTGCGGCGACTGATCCCCCTGAGGCCGCCAAACGCGTGTTGATCCTTGGCCTCAAATCCCCCCAATTTTTATACCGCGACATCCAGCCGCAAAATACACCATTTGCCCGCGCCGAACAACTCGCCTGGGCGTTGTGGGATTCGCTGCCTGATCAATCCTTGCGGGACGCGGCGGCCAAAAACGAACTGCAGACCCCGGAGCAAATCCGCGACCAGATCGAACGAATGCTGCGCGATACGCGCGCGGTTTTTAAGCTGAAATCATTTTTACTTGCCTGGCTCAAGGCGGATCAAATTCAAGACTTGGCCAAGGACCAGACCAAGTTTCCCGGGTTTGACGAGGCACTGATTGCCGACCTGCGAACGTCGTTAGAGCTGCAACTGGAGGACTTTTTACGCAGCGGCGGGGATGTTCTAGCCACGGCGGACGTGCGGGATTTATTTCGCCAGCGGCAGATTTATCTGAATGGACGATTGGCCAAGTTTTACGGTATCGACGCCCCCGCGGACGCTCCCTTTGCCAAATATGAACTTAACCCCAACGAACGGGCGGGGGTTTTGACCCATCCCTACTTGATGACCAGCTTTGCCCATAATGCCACCACTTCTCCCATTCATCGGGGAGTGTTTTTAGCGCGGGGGATATTGGGAATGTCGCTACGTCCACCGCCAGAGGCCGTGGCTCCACTCGCCCCGGATTTGCATCCCGACTTGACCACCCGCCAACGCGTGGCCCTCCAGACCAAGGCCAATGTCTGCATGAGTTGCCACGGCATCATCAACCCGCTGGGATTCGCGCTAGAACAGTTTGACGCGGTGGGGCGTTTTCGAACCGAGGAAAACGGCCAGCCCATTGACGCCAGCGGCAGCTACCTGACGCGCGACGGCCAACTGGTCAAAGTCAACAACGCCCGGGAGCTGGCGGACTTTTTATTATCCAGTTCCGAAGCCCAAGAAGCTTTTTGCACCCAGCTCTTTCACCACTTGATCCAGCAGCCGGTGCGGGCGTATGGATCGCAATCCGCCCCCGAATTGGTAACCACCCTAGTCGAGGGAAACCACCAACTAAAACCATTAATTATTGCCATTTTGTTAAAGTCCACCTTGGCTCCCCCCCCAAATTTCGCCGATACGCCCTAAGGGTGTAAACTAAATTGTACCTAGGGCGACGCTGCGCTTGCCCTAGGCTGGGATAGGTCGGGCCTTTGGCCCGCATTGAAACAGATGCCTTTGGCCCACAATAAATCATTTTTCAGTACAGCCATTTCGCAGGAAACATTCCCATGCCACATAACGCCAGCCGCCGCGATTTTTTACGCAAATTGGGCCTCAGCGCCGCCAGCTTGCCCTTTGTGCTAAATCTTCCCAGCTTGGGCTTTGCCAACCAAACCGCGCGCAAACAGCGGTTGGTGGTGATCTTTAGCCCCAACGGCATCGTGCCCAAGAACTTTTGGCCGGAAAAATTCGGCGCGGATTTTGAGCTAAAGCCGATTCTGGCCCCCCTGGCTCCATTCAAGGATAAAACTCTGATCCTCAAGGGGGTCTGTGACAAGGTCCGTGGCGATGGCGACAACCACATGCGCGGCATGGGCTGTCTTTTGACCGGGACAGAGCTATTCCCCGGCAACATTCAGGGAGGCTCCGACACGCCCGCTGGTTGGGCGAGCGGGATTTCCATTGACCAAGAGCTAAAGCATTTTTTGCAGTCACAGGACTCCACGCGCACGCGGTTTGGGTCGCTGGAATTTGGCGTGTTGGTGCCGGAACGGGCCGACACCTGGACGCGCATGGTTTATGCCGGGGCAAATAAACCGATCGCCCCCATCGATAATCCCTACGCCATGTTTAATAAGCTGTACGGCCAGCAAAAAGACCAGGCGGCCCTAGCCAGCGTCTTGGACGAGGTTCGCGGCGACCTGCAAAAGCTGGCCCAGGCCGTCAGTGCCGAGGACCGCCGCCTGCTGGATGAGCACGCGGGCTTTGTCCGTCAAATGGAAGCCGAACTGCAAACCGACCAATCCGCCAACGTCGGCCACGCCGTCCCCGAGTTAGAACAAGGCATTAAGGAGGAAAACGACAATATCCCCAAAATCGCCAAGCTGCAAATTGAATTGCTGGTTAATAGCTTTACCCAGGATTTCTCGCGGATCGCGACCTTTCAAATCACGAATTCCGTCGGCCAGCCCAAGATGCGGTGGCTGGGGATAGAAGAGGGGCATCACGAACTGTCGCACGAGCCGGACAGCAACGAACAAGCCGTGGAAAAACTGACCAAAATCAACACCTGGTACTGTGAACAACTGGCCTACCTGTGCCAGCGGCTGGCCGAAACGCCCGAACCGGGGGGAGGGGGATCGCTGCTCGACAATACCACGGTGATCTGGACCAACGAACTGGGCCAAGGTAATAGCCACACGCTGGACAATATCCCGTTTGTGCTGGTGGGCGGGGGGCTCGACTTTAAGCTGGGCCAGGCCCACGACTTTAAGGATCAGCCGCACAACCGGTTGTTACTGTCCCTGGCGCATGCTTTTGGCCACCGGATTGACAAATTTGGTAACCGCGACTTCTGCGGCGCGGGACCGCTGGGGTTAACCTAAAGGGTAGCGAAACTTGCAATAAGTTCCGAAATTCTTTCGTGTAGCTTGGGCTTTAGCCCGAGACTTGCGGAGGTGCTGGGGAGCTAGGGTGCTGGGGAGCAGGGGAACTAGTCCCCTTCCAAACTCCATTACTCCAAATGCCACTCCTCCAAATACCAAAAAACCAGCAACCAAAAACCAATCAGCCCCCTTTATTCGCCTCCACCAATGACTCCTCCGCGCTAATCGCCCCGGCTACGATCGCCCCCAATTCCTCGATCTTATCCGGGGGCAGGCTCGAATCCTTGATCTTGTCCGGATACCGCCAAGTAATCAGCACCTTGTTTTTGTCGAGGTCCAGATACCACAGTTGAATCTCGCCGGGTTCATTGGGCATTTGATTAGCGGCGGCGCCATCAAACTGGCTACTGAGGATTGAAATAAAATCCTTGGCATTGTCAATTTTGGCAAACTTGACCCCCCGCTGCTTTCCCTGGTTGTCTTGATTGGGCATGGGTGCCAAATCAATGTTGCGCTCTTCCCAGCTTTTTACCGGGACGGCTTTGAGCACTTTATCCCCCAGCGCTGTCTTGCCTTCGGGAAACACCCAAATGGACATTTGCACCGGCAAATGAACTTTCTCTCCTCGGTTTTCGCTTTCACTGTTGGTGGGTTTAATCTCGGTGCCGGTGTATTCGACTTTCGCCACGAAGGGATATTTAAACGGTTTTAATGTCAACAGCGCGGATAATTCAGGAGGAGTGATCCAGTTTTTGTTAATCGCAAAATCCGAATCCACCAGCGGATTCTTGGCTTTGCTGGTGAGCACCTTTCCCCCCTCCACCTGGGCAAAGATCCGCGGCAGCCGGTACACGACCGCGGTGCGCTCGACATTGGCATAGGCGTTTTCCAGCTTGTCAAATTTTTGATACCAGTCGATTTGCTTTTTGCCGGTATCGACGGCCTGTTGATAGGTCCCCGAGCCGCATCCCCCCAGCGCTAAACCCCAGCAGCCCAATAATAACCACCAACCTGCTTTCGCTGAAACCCGTCGCCGCCCTTCCGTAGGCTGTTGATCGATTAACATTTGTCTCGGTTTATCAAGCATGGG
The sequence above is drawn from the Pirellulales bacterium genome and encodes:
- a CDS encoding DUF1552 domain-containing protein, with amino-acid sequence MPHNASRRDFLRKLGLSAASLPFVLNLPSLGFANQTARKQRLVVIFSPNGIVPKNFWPEKFGADFELKPILAPLAPFKDKTLILKGVCDKVRGDGDNHMRGMGCLLTGTELFPGNIQGGSDTPAGWASGISIDQELKHFLQSQDSTRTRFGSLEFGVLVPERADTWTRMVYAGANKPIAPIDNPYAMFNKLYGQQKDQAALASVLDEVRGDLQKLAQAVSAEDRRLLDEHAGFVRQMEAELQTDQSANVGHAVPELEQGIKEENDNIPKIAKLQIELLVNSFTQDFSRIATFQITNSVGQPKMRWLGIEEGHHELSHEPDSNEQAVEKLTKINTWYCEQLAYLCQRLAETPEPGGGGSLLDNTTVIWTNELGQGNSHTLDNIPFVLVGGGLDFKLGQAHDFKDQPHNRLLLSLAHAFGHRIDKFGNRDFCGAGPLGLT
- a CDS encoding DUF1592 domain-containing protein — its product is AALEATGYILANLNNILEVDEQHPERLKKLQDFCETWLARAWRRELTVEERKSYIEQQFAATDPPEAAKRVLILGLKSPQFLYRDIQPQNTPFARAEQLAWALWDSLPDQSLRDAAAKNELQTPEQIRDQIERMLRDTRAVFKLKSFLLAWLKADQIQDLAKDQTKFPGFDEALIADLRTSLELQLEDFLRSGGDVLATADVRDLFRQRQIYLNGRLAKFYGIDAPADAPFAKYELNPNERAGVLTHPYLMTSFAHNATTSPIHRGVFLARGILGMSLRPPPEAVAPLAPDLHPDLTTRQRVALQTKANVCMSCHGIINPLGFALEQFDAVGRFRTEENGQPIDASGSYLTRDGQLVKVNNARELADFLLSSSEAQEAFCTQLFHHLIQQPVRAYGSQSAPELVTTLVEGNHQLKPLIIAILLKSTLAPPPNFADTP